Proteins encoded within one genomic window of Candidatus Binatus sp.:
- a CDS encoding glycine--tRNA ligase, producing the protein MEKLVNLCKRRGIVFPTSDIYGGLGSTFDYGPLGVELKRNVKEAWWREMVQYRSDVLGLDSAIFQHPRTWEASGHLKNFTDPLVDCKNCKQRFRADRIAGGNCPECGGELTPARNFNLMFKTFMGPVEDTAAVVYLRPETAQGIFSNFENVVDTQRVKLPFGVAQQGKSFRNEITTENFIFRTREFEQMEMEFFVRPDREEEEKWYRYWVDFRFNWHVKFGIKREHLRAREHATDELSHYSSGTTDIEFLYPFGWGELEGVAKRGSYDLDQHAKFSGKDLTYFDEDTKTRFRPWVIEPALGVDRAMLAFMLDAYDEDVVDNEERIVLRLDPRLAPIKVAVYPLLRKAGQPEKATAVRDALKRHFTVAYDQAGSIGRRYRRQDEVGTPYGVTIDHQTMEDDTVTVRDRDSMTQDRVPIARLVEEISDRIGWTREIAPEPA; encoded by the coding sequence ATGGAAAAACTGGTCAACCTGTGCAAGCGCCGTGGAATTGTTTTTCCAACGAGCGACATCTACGGGGGACTCGGATCCACCTTCGACTACGGCCCGCTGGGCGTCGAGCTCAAGCGCAACGTCAAGGAGGCGTGGTGGCGCGAGATGGTGCAGTACCGCAGCGACGTGCTCGGGCTGGACTCGGCGATTTTTCAGCATCCGCGCACCTGGGAAGCGTCGGGTCATCTCAAGAATTTCACCGACCCGCTGGTCGATTGCAAAAACTGCAAGCAGCGTTTTCGCGCCGATCGCATCGCGGGCGGCAACTGCCCCGAATGCGGCGGCGAACTGACGCCGGCGCGCAATTTCAACCTGATGTTCAAAACGTTCATGGGTCCGGTCGAAGACACCGCGGCGGTGGTCTATCTGCGCCCGGAAACCGCGCAGGGGATTTTCTCGAACTTCGAGAACGTCGTCGATACGCAGCGCGTCAAGCTGCCGTTCGGCGTCGCGCAGCAGGGCAAGTCGTTCCGCAACGAAATCACCACCGAGAATTTCATTTTCCGCACCCGCGAGTTCGAGCAGATGGAGATGGAGTTCTTCGTTCGTCCCGATCGCGAGGAAGAAGAGAAGTGGTATCGCTATTGGGTCGATTTCCGATTCAACTGGCACGTCAAATTCGGCATCAAGCGCGAGCATCTGCGCGCCCGCGAACACGCGACCGATGAATTGTCGCATTATTCGAGCGGCACCACCGATATCGAGTTCCTGTACCCGTTCGGATGGGGCGAGTTGGAGGGTGTGGCCAAGCGCGGCAGCTACGACCTCGATCAGCACGCGAAGTTCAGCGGCAAGGACCTGACTTATTTCGACGAGGACACCAAGACACGCTTTCGGCCGTGGGTGATCGAGCCCGCGCTGGGGGTGGATCGCGCGATGCTCGCGTTCATGCTCGACGCGTACGACGAGGACGTGGTCGATAACGAGGAGCGCATCGTGCTGCGGCTCGATCCCCGTCTCGCGCCAATCAAGGTTGCCGTCTATCCGCTGCTGCGCAAGGCGGGACAGCCCGAGAAGGCGACCGCGGTGCGCGACGCGCTGAAGCGTCATTTCACCGTCGCTTACGATCAAGCGGGTTCGATCGGCCGGCGCTATCGCCGCCAAGATGAAGTCGGCACGCCCTACGGCGTGACCATCGACCATCAGACGATGGAAGACGACACGGTGACCGTTCGCGATCGCGACTCGATGACGCAGGATCGCGTGCCGATAGCGAGGCTGGTCGAAGAGATCAGCGATCGAATAGGCTGGACGCGCGAGATCGCTCCGGAGCCGGCATAA
- the rpe gene encoding ribulose-phosphate 3-epimerase, which yields MKQADKIAPSILSADFARLGEEIHALEKAGADLIHFDVMDGHFVPNISIGIPVLESVRRITKLPLDAHLMISEPARYVEAFVKAGANLISVHCEVCPDIPAMAKRIRGFGARASIAINPETGADRVLPFAEHLDMILVMSVHPGFGGQGFIPAALEKLRYIRRELKRRGLSIDLEIDGGVKLDNIAEVKAAGANVFVSGSGIFSKPDYTKIVGEMRELIARIPAAI from the coding sequence CTGAAACAAGCCGACAAAATAGCGCCGTCGATTTTGTCCGCCGATTTCGCGCGGCTCGGCGAAGAAATTCATGCGCTCGAAAAGGCGGGCGCCGACCTGATTCATTTCGACGTGATGGACGGGCATTTCGTGCCCAACATCTCAATCGGAATTCCGGTGCTGGAGTCGGTGCGCAGGATAACCAAGCTGCCGCTCGATGCGCACCTGATGATTTCAGAGCCAGCGCGGTACGTCGAAGCGTTTGTGAAGGCGGGCGCCAATTTAATTTCGGTGCATTGCGAGGTCTGCCCCGACATCCCCGCGATGGCGAAGCGAATCCGCGGCTTCGGCGCGCGCGCGTCGATCGCAATCAATCCCGAGACCGGCGCCGACCGGGTGCTCCCCTTCGCCGAGCATCTCGACATGATCCTGGTGATGAGCGTGCATCCGGGATTCGGCGGCCAGGGGTTTATCCCGGCCGCGCTGGAAAAGTTGCGCTACATCCGGCGCGAGTTGAAGCGGCGCGGACTCAGTATCGACCTCGAGATCGATGGCGGCGTGAAGCTCGATAACATCGCGGAGGTGAAGGCGGCGGGCGCCAATGTGTTCGTGTCCGGATCGGGAATATTCAGCAAGCCCGATTACACAAAAATTGTGGGCGAGATGCGCGAGCTGATTGCGCGCATTCCTGCGGCGATCTAG
- a CDS encoding CoA transferase, giving the protein MRYRALSDVRVVDLTHFIAGPYATKLLADMGADVVKIEPPWGDGGRRLGPHRAGNKDRGALFAFLNLNKRGVTLNLKHDRGRELVAGLLDGADLLIENFAPGTLAALGLAPDELIAKFPRLSIVSISNFGQDGPDRDGKLNDLALFARGGWTFPVGERDREPLTPPGSLAQYVGALYGAIAAMQALAARDLGLGHGQHIDVSILEATVATMIYETVTFQYTGVVRSREGKRYAVGPFLIATLKCKDGYAGLHCVTDKQFEALCDLMGRRELASDPRFNTALNRMLNNDALLEVVEAFFIGRERNWLYREGQRRAIPLVPIPSVAEVLEWEQTRVRNYFETIDDPVLGTIRVPGTPFRLTAHRGEAPRPAPRLGEHNREIFGGRLGLSDGEIDALEKAGAI; this is encoded by the coding sequence ATGCGATACCGCGCGCTTAGCGACGTCCGCGTCGTTGATCTCACTCACTTCATTGCGGGTCCTTACGCCACCAAGTTGCTGGCGGACATGGGTGCCGACGTCGTCAAGATCGAGCCGCCATGGGGAGACGGCGGACGCAGGCTGGGGCCGCATCGCGCCGGCAATAAAGATCGCGGCGCCCTGTTCGCGTTTCTGAATCTCAACAAACGCGGCGTTACGCTGAACTTGAAGCATGATCGCGGCCGCGAACTCGTCGCCGGTCTGCTCGACGGCGCCGATCTCCTGATTGAAAACTTCGCGCCCGGCACTCTGGCCGCGCTTGGTCTGGCGCCCGATGAGCTGATCGCGAAGTTCCCGAGGCTGTCGATCGTCTCAATTTCAAATTTCGGGCAGGATGGGCCGGACCGCGACGGCAAGTTGAATGATCTGGCGCTGTTCGCGCGCGGCGGATGGACATTTCCCGTGGGCGAGCGCGATCGCGAGCCGCTGACACCGCCGGGCTCGCTCGCGCAGTACGTCGGCGCGCTGTACGGGGCGATTGCCGCGATGCAGGCGCTGGCGGCGCGCGATCTGGGCCTCGGCCACGGTCAGCATATCGACGTCTCGATCCTCGAGGCGACCGTCGCCACGATGATCTATGAGACCGTCACCTTTCAGTACACCGGAGTCGTGCGCAGCCGCGAGGGCAAGCGCTACGCGGTCGGCCCGTTTTTGATCGCGACCCTGAAGTGCAAGGACGGATACGCCGGCCTGCATTGCGTGACCGACAAGCAGTTCGAGGCATTGTGCGATCTGATGGGGCGTCGCGAGCTCGCTTCCGATCCCCGGTTTAATACCGCATTGAACAGGATGCTCAACAACGACGCCCTGCTCGAGGTCGTTGAAGCGTTTTTCATCGGCCGTGAACGCAACTGGCTCTACCGCGAGGGGCAGCGCCGCGCGATTCCGCTCGTACCGATACCGAGCGTGGCTGAGGTGCTGGAGTGGGAGCAGACCAGGGTCCGCAATTATTTCGAGACGATCGATGATCCGGTGCTCGGAACGATTCGTGTGCCGGGGACCCCGTTTCGCTTGACCGCGCATCGCGGGGAAGCGCCGCGGCCGGCGCCGCGACTCGGCGAGCACAATCGCGAAATCTTCGGCGGGCGGTTGGGGCTGAGCGACGGCGAGATCGACGCGCTCGAGAAAGCGGGCGCGATATGA
- a CDS encoding acyl-CoA reductase has translation MSVSTASSQAQAGAPGPGTAGLDSSRLIESDIASAAARVRGAENVNPGADRMARALARAFELWRDRDYARRSEAIAAIARSAGYSVAMLENSIDALLKPFTIDALKSIAARVSASGGIDRPKTAGFIAAGNVAGAGMHEIAIALVAGAGVLVKTASAEPIFFAEFARTLAEIDPDAGARIEVFHWSRARADLTAALIANCERVVAYGDDLTIESLHSRPNVIGFGSRVSAAVVAPGATDPSRIDRVAELLARDVALFEQLGCLSLHHVFVVSHPGDAARDLAIRMSAALERMGKSMPPAKIPLRDAAEIRGLRERARWRRIAGEPVELFEGDRLEWTVVFEPSSARDDSFKVSPGFRTVHVTGVRDLGEFRDCIAGVSGRIEAMAVAGDESEAAGIGATVEAIGIPYVCAPGEMQSPPLDWRHGGGGFIDMMVGAR, from the coding sequence ATGAGCGTTAGTACGGCGTCGAGCCAAGCGCAGGCGGGCGCGCCAGGTCCCGGCACGGCCGGCCTCGATTCATCACGGCTGATCGAATCGGATATAGCATCGGCAGCGGCGCGCGTGCGCGGAGCAGAAAACGTCAACCCCGGCGCGGATCGAATGGCCAGGGCACTGGCGCGCGCGTTCGAACTCTGGCGCGATCGGGATTACGCGCGCCGAAGCGAAGCGATCGCCGCAATCGCGCGCTCGGCGGGGTATTCCGTCGCGATGCTCGAAAACTCGATCGACGCGCTGCTGAAACCATTCACCATCGACGCGTTGAAGTCGATCGCCGCGCGGGTCTCGGCGAGCGGCGGGATCGACAGGCCAAAGACGGCCGGATTCATCGCCGCGGGCAACGTTGCCGGCGCCGGGATGCATGAGATCGCGATCGCGCTGGTGGCAGGCGCAGGGGTGCTGGTTAAAACCGCCTCGGCCGAGCCGATATTTTTCGCGGAGTTTGCGCGCACGCTCGCCGAGATCGATCCCGACGCCGGCGCGCGCATCGAGGTCTTCCACTGGAGCCGCGCGCGCGCGGATCTGACCGCGGCGTTGATCGCGAATTGCGAGCGAGTGGTGGCGTACGGCGACGACCTGACGATCGAGTCGCTTCACAGCCGGCCCAATGTGATCGGATTCGGCAGCCGGGTCAGCGCCGCCGTGGTCGCGCCGGGCGCTACCGATCCGTCGCGTATCGACAGGGTCGCGGAGCTGCTCGCGCGCGATGTCGCATTGTTCGAGCAACTGGGCTGCCTGTCGCTCCATCATGTGTTCGTGGTGAGTCATCCCGGCGACGCAGCGCGCGACCTGGCGATTCGAATGTCAGCGGCGCTCGAACGCATGGGGAAATCGATGCCGCCGGCGAAAATCCCATTGCGCGACGCCGCCGAAATACGCGGATTGCGGGAGCGCGCGCGCTGGCGGCGGATTGCGGGCGAGCCGGTCGAGCTGTTTGAGGGAGACCGGCTTGAATGGACGGTGGTTTTCGAGCCGAGTTCGGCGCGGGATGACTCCTTCAAAGTTTCGCCGGGGTTCAGGACGGTGCACGTGACCGGGGTGCGCGATCTCGGGGAATTTCGCGATTGCATCGCGGGTGTATCGGGACGGATCGAAGCGATGGCGGTGGCTGGCGATGAATCGGAAGCCGCCGGCATAGGCGCAACCGTCGAAGCGATCGGTATACCGTACGTGTGCGCACCCGGCGAGATGCAATCGCCGCCGCTTGATTGGCGCCACGGTGGAGGCGGGTTTATCGATATGATGGTTGGAGCGCGATGA
- the plsY gene encoding glycerol-3-phosphate 1-O-acyltransferase PlsY: MIEALLIVGAYLVGSIPTGVIVGRIRGFDPRGVGSGNIGTSNVARAGGTSAAVITFAGDVLKGAIPVMVARAAGFPIAVIAWTGLAAFVGSICSVFLRFRGGKGVAAALGIWLALAPMVILVALAVFGVVFAISRIMSLASIGAAIALPPTAAALGLPHNYLLLAILMTALVLFRHRANIQRLSRGEEPRFQPKRSDRVASS; the protein is encoded by the coding sequence ATGATTGAAGCACTCCTGATAGTTGGCGCGTACCTGGTAGGCTCGATTCCGACCGGCGTGATCGTGGGCCGGATCCGCGGCTTCGATCCGCGCGGAGTCGGCTCGGGCAATATCGGAACGTCCAACGTGGCGCGCGCGGGCGGTACGAGCGCGGCGGTGATAACCTTCGCCGGCGACGTGCTGAAGGGCGCCATACCGGTGATGGTGGCGCGGGCGGCGGGGTTTCCAATTGCGGTTATCGCGTGGACCGGTCTGGCGGCGTTTGTCGGCTCGATTTGCTCGGTGTTTCTCCGCTTTCGTGGCGGCAAAGGCGTGGCGGCGGCACTGGGAATTTGGCTGGCGCTCGCGCCGATGGTGATTCTGGTCGCACTTGCGGTGTTCGGCGTGGTGTTTGCGATTAGCCGAATCATGTCGCTGGCGTCGATAGGCGCGGCGATCGCACTGCCGCCGACGGCCGCTGCCCTGGGATTGCCGCATAATTATTTGCTGCTCGCGATCCTGATGACGGCGCTGGTCCTGTTTCGCCATCGCGCGAATATCCAGCGCCTATCGCGCGGCGAGGAGCCCAGGTTCCAGCCCAAACGAAGTGACCGCGTCGCCTCCAGTTAG
- a CDS encoding P-II family nitrogen regulator, which translates to MKKVEAIIKPFKLDEVKEALSSIGVQGLTVSEVKGFGRQKGHTELYRGAEYVVDFLPKVKLEIIVSDELAAQVVETIERAARTGRIGDGKIFVMPMEEVVRIRTGERGVNAL; encoded by the coding sequence ATGAAGAAGGTTGAGGCGATTATCAAACCGTTCAAGCTCGACGAGGTCAAAGAGGCGTTATCGAGTATCGGTGTGCAGGGTCTCACGGTCAGCGAGGTCAAGGGATTCGGTCGTCAGAAGGGGCATACCGAGCTGTACCGCGGTGCGGAGTACGTCGTGGACTTTCTGCCCAAGGTAAAGCTCGAGATAATTGTTTCCGACGAGCTGGCGGCGCAGGTCGTCGAGACCATCGAGCGCGCGGCGCGAACCGGCAGGATCGGCGACGGGAAAATCTTCGTGATGCCGATGGAAGAGGTGGTGCGTATCCGCACCGGCGAGCGCGGCGTCAACGCACTGTAG
- a CDS encoding S1C family serine protease encodes MNAPIFLLEKVLRATVGVHSHIPSTHVSTAIGLGTDRRGTGTVISPDGLILTVHYLLLGAQNVIVTLPGGEQLKAKIVGKDYSTGLGLLKIDRDNIPCVEVVSSEKCVVGQEAFTVGSLGGEKRCADCGIITYLGPFDAVWEFVLDKCVCVTASSLNIGMSGGPICNLQAQVVAVSYLNFADLSRAILGVPGECFLAVRDELIKHGRRTTTAPRAWLGVLSYTLRDHVVIAGVMPGGPGQKAGLQQGDLVISIDDTDVNDRRVLYEALRNHRPGESVNLKVLRDNRVYQLDISAIRAEDYFA; translated from the coding sequence GTGAACGCGCCCATATTCCTGCTTGAAAAAGTTCTCCGCGCCACCGTTGGCGTTCACTCGCATATCCCATCGACGCATGTCTCGACCGCGATTGGGCTGGGCACCGATCGTCGCGGCACCGGCACCGTCATTAGCCCCGACGGACTGATCCTCACGGTTCACTACCTGTTGCTCGGGGCGCAAAACGTGATCGTCACGCTGCCCGGGGGCGAGCAACTCAAGGCAAAGATCGTAGGCAAGGATTACAGCACCGGACTCGGCCTGCTGAAGATCGATCGCGACAACATTCCCTGCGTGGAGGTCGTGTCGTCGGAAAAATGCGTCGTCGGGCAGGAGGCGTTCACCGTCGGCAGTCTCGGCGGCGAGAAGCGATGCGCTGATTGCGGCATCATCACGTATCTCGGTCCCTTTGACGCGGTCTGGGAATTCGTGCTCGACAAGTGCGTCTGCGTCACCGCCTCGTCGCTCAACATCGGGATGAGCGGCGGACCGATCTGCAATCTTCAGGCGCAAGTGGTGGCGGTTTCATACTTGAACTTCGCCGACCTGAGCCGCGCGATTCTTGGCGTGCCGGGCGAATGTTTCCTCGCCGTCCGCGATGAGTTGATCAAACATGGCCGGCGCACCACCACCGCACCGCGCGCCTGGCTCGGCGTGCTCTCATACACGCTGCGCGACCACGTTGTGATCGCGGGCGTGATGCCCGGCGGTCCGGGTCAGAAAGCCGGCCTGCAACAGGGCGACCTGGTCATTTCGATCGATGACACCGACGTGAACGACCGGCGGGTTCTTTACGAGGCGCTCCGCAACCATCGGCCCGGCGAGAGCGTCAATCTCAAGGTCCTGCGCGACAATCGCGTTTACCAGCTCGATATCTCCGCCATCCGTGCCGAAGATTACTTCGCCTAG
- the ppdK gene encoding pyruvate, phosphate dikinase, translating to MMRRRETQIHMGRIHPEIYFFGAGAVEGRSAMRNLLGGKGANLAEMARLKLPVPPGFTISTQVCNYFYNHGHKYPKGLTEGVAKSVARIEKALGRKFGDAKNPLLVSVRSGARVSMPGMMDTVLNLGLTDETMKGLADISGNPRFAWDSYRRFCQMFGDVVLKLKPENKNDPDPFEEIIDRKKAARGVKNDTDLKVDDLQELVGEFRAMIRSRVGRDIPQDPSEQLWMAIGAVFDSWHNDRAITYRRINNIPGDWGTAVTVQSMVFGNLGDDCATGVAFTRDPGTGEKGIYGEYLPNAQGEDVVAGIRTPKQISLKAGRQWAARAGISEAERVTQYSTLEESFPDVYKQFLKISAQLEKHFCDTQDMEFTIERNRLFMLQTRTGKRTAQAAVRIAVDMADEKLIDRKTALKRVEPEQLEQFLHPRLDPSSKKHVIARGLPASPGAVNGEVVFSADEAVAVAASGRKVILVRLETSPEDIHGMQVAEGILTARGGMTSHAAVVARGMGKSCVAGVSALEIDYGAGTLSANGTVVRRGEYITLDGASGEVIEGRVPTVDPEMPPYFKKFLSWADAQRKLGVRANADTPNDAKIAREFGAEGIGLCRTEHMFFNPERISAVREMIMAENAEQRGRALKKILPMQREDFIGILKTMAGLPVTIRLLDPPLHEFLPHADSELRDLAAKIGTTLEHLKQVRESLFEVNPMLGHRGSRLGISFPEIYQAQARAILEAACELRKQGVKAMPEIMLPLIGERKEFDILAAQIREVAAAVFKERGIKVPFTIGTMIEVPRACVVADQIGAVAEFFSFGTNDLTQMTYGISRDDSGKFLPDYIRTGVYKNDPFAVLDPVGVGGLMQIAIERGRKANRKLKIGICGEHGGDPASVKLCHRLGLDYVSCSPYRIPVARLAAAQAAIEASQKKVAFKDV from the coding sequence ATGATGCGGAGACGGGAGACGCAGATTCACATGGGTCGTATTCATCCTGAGATCTACTTTTTCGGTGCGGGCGCGGTGGAGGGACGCTCCGCGATGCGCAATCTGCTGGGCGGCAAGGGCGCGAACCTGGCCGAGATGGCGCGGCTCAAGCTGCCGGTCCCGCCCGGATTCACGATCTCGACGCAAGTCTGCAACTACTTTTACAATCACGGCCACAAGTACCCCAAGGGTCTCACCGAAGGCGTGGCGAAGAGTGTGGCGCGAATCGAGAAGGCGCTCGGGCGCAAGTTCGGCGACGCGAAGAATCCATTGCTGGTGTCGGTGCGATCGGGTGCGCGCGTTTCGATGCCGGGAATGATGGACACGGTGCTGAACCTCGGCCTTACCGACGAGACGATGAAGGGACTGGCGGATATCAGCGGCAACCCGCGCTTCGCGTGGGACTCGTACCGGCGGTTTTGCCAGATGTTCGGCGACGTGGTGCTCAAGCTCAAGCCGGAGAACAAGAACGATCCTGATCCGTTCGAGGAAATTATCGATCGCAAGAAGGCGGCGCGCGGCGTCAAGAACGACACCGACCTGAAGGTCGATGACTTGCAGGAACTGGTCGGGGAGTTCCGCGCGATGATTCGTTCGCGGGTCGGCCGCGACATCCCGCAGGATCCAAGCGAACAACTGTGGATGGCGATCGGCGCGGTGTTTGACTCGTGGCACAACGATCGCGCGATCACCTACCGGCGAATCAACAACATCCCGGGCGATTGGGGCACCGCGGTCACGGTGCAGTCGATGGTGTTCGGCAACCTGGGCGACGATTGCGCCACCGGGGTCGCATTCACCCGCGATCCCGGCACCGGTGAAAAAGGAATCTACGGCGAGTATCTGCCCAACGCGCAGGGCGAGGACGTCGTCGCCGGCATCCGCACCCCCAAGCAGATAAGCCTGAAGGCGGGGCGCCAGTGGGCCGCGCGCGCGGGTATCAGCGAGGCCGAGCGGGTGACGCAATACTCGACGCTCGAGGAAAGCTTTCCCGACGTTTACAAGCAATTCCTCAAAATCTCGGCGCAGCTCGAAAAGCATTTTTGCGATACGCAGGACATGGAATTCACCATCGAGCGCAATCGCCTGTTCATGCTTCAGACCCGCACCGGCAAGCGCACCGCGCAAGCCGCAGTGCGCATCGCGGTGGATATGGCCGACGAGAAGCTGATCGATCGCAAGACCGCGCTCAAGCGCGTCGAGCCCGAACAGCTCGAGCAGTTTCTGCATCCGCGGCTGGACCCGTCGAGCAAAAAGCACGTGATCGCGCGCGGACTGCCCGCATCGCCGGGCGCGGTCAACGGCGAAGTGGTGTTCTCGGCGGATGAAGCGGTCGCCGTGGCGGCGTCGGGCCGCAAAGTAATCCTGGTGCGGCTGGAGACCTCGCCCGAAGACATCCACGGGATGCAGGTGGCCGAAGGAATCCTCACCGCACGCGGCGGGATGACCAGTCACGCGGCCGTGGTCGCACGCGGGATGGGCAAGTCGTGCGTCGCCGGCGTCTCGGCGCTGGAAATCGACTACGGCGCCGGCACGCTGTCGGCCAACGGCACGGTAGTCCGCCGCGGCGAGTACATCACGCTCGATGGAGCGTCAGGCGAAGTGATCGAGGGCCGGGTGCCGACGGTCGATCCCGAGATGCCGCCCTACTTCAAGAAATTTCTGTCGTGGGCGGACGCGCAGCGCAAGTTGGGAGTGCGCGCCAACGCCGACACTCCCAACGACGCCAAAATCGCGCGCGAATTTGGCGCCGAAGGGATCGGGCTGTGCCGCACCGAACACATGTTTTTCAATCCCGAGCGAATCTCGGCCGTGCGCGAAATGATCATGGCGGAGAACGCGGAGCAGCGTGGGCGCGCACTTAAAAAGATTCTGCCGATGCAGCGCGAGGACTTCATCGGAATCCTGAAGACGATGGCAGGGTTGCCGGTCACGATCCGTTTACTGGATCCGCCGTTGCATGAATTCCTCCCGCATGCCGACAGCGAGCTGCGCGACCTGGCCGCCAAAATCGGCACCACGCTGGAGCATTTGAAGCAAGTGCGCGAGAGCCTGTTCGAGGTCAATCCGATGCTGGGGCATCGCGGCTCGCGGCTGGGAATCAGCTTCCCCGAGATTTACCAGGCGCAGGCGCGCGCGATTCTCGAGGCGGCGTGCGAACTGCGCAAGCAAGGGGTCAAGGCGATGCCCGAAATCATGCTGCCGCTGATCGGCGAGCGCAAGGAATTCGACATCCTGGCGGCGCAGATTCGTGAAGTGGCGGCCGCGGTGTTCAAGGAACGCGGCATCAAAGTGCCATTCACGATCGGCACGATGATCGAAGTGCCGCGCGCGTGCGTGGTTGCGGATCAGATCGGCGCGGTCGCGGAATTCTTTTCATTCGGGACCAACGATCTCACGCAGATGACCTATGGAATCTCGCGCGATGACTCGGGAAAATTCCTCCCCGACTACATTCGTACCGGAGTTTACAAAAACGACCCGTTCGCGGTGCTCGATCCGGTCGGAGTCGGCGGGTTGATGCAAATCGCGATCGAGCGCGGGCGCAAGGCGAACCGGAAATTGAAGATCGGGATTTGCGGCGAGCATGGCGGCGATCCCGCCAGCGTCAAGCTGTGCCATCGCCTCGGGCTGGATTACGTGTCGTGCTCGCCGTATCGGATTCCGGTCGCGCGGTTGGCTGCCGCGCAGGCGGCGATCGAGGCCTCGCAGAAAAAAGTTGCGTTCAAGGACGTGTAG
- a CDS encoding CoA transferase has protein sequence MKTIFDGKLRVLDISMGWAGPLAGQMFAEMGAEVIKVEDTHHFDWWRGSLSMAAPEMQPIERSAVFNTANRGKRGVTLDLASARGIEILKRLVNLCDILVENFSAGVIDRLGLGYHSLSAINPRLIMISMPSFGSDGPECNMRGYGNTVEAMAGVTGLTGYHDGDGQHYTLSNALGDPVGGLHGVFALMVAMRERERTGRGQLIELAQVESLIPFVAGEILDYQFTGRLPAARGNRHREHAPHGIYRCAGDDTWIALACETDDQWRSLAGALGLERIAADRRFAGASARKANEDALDAELSRAIAQLNADDCVARFRDAGVLVAPVNSAPAVIADPQLQSREYFVAIDRAVVGTHLYPGAVARIPDTPLRADAPAPLLGEHNRQVFAELLGMTDDEIAELERIGVIGSSPRQYRAAS, from the coding sequence ATGAAGACCATCTTTGACGGCAAGCTTCGCGTGCTCGACATTTCGATGGGATGGGCGGGGCCGCTGGCCGGTCAAATGTTCGCCGAGATGGGCGCCGAGGTAATCAAGGTTGAAGATACGCATCACTTCGACTGGTGGCGCGGTTCGCTCTCGATGGCGGCGCCGGAGATGCAGCCGATAGAGCGCTCAGCGGTCTTCAACACCGCCAATCGTGGCAAGCGCGGTGTCACGCTCGATCTTGCCAGTGCGCGCGGAATTGAAATCCTCAAACGCCTCGTCAACCTCTGCGACATCCTGGTTGAGAATTTCAGCGCGGGCGTGATCGATCGGCTCGGCCTCGGCTACCATTCGCTCAGCGCGATCAATCCGCGCCTGATCATGATCTCGATGCCTTCGTTTGGGAGCGACGGCCCCGAATGCAACATGCGCGGCTACGGCAACACCGTCGAGGCGATGGCGGGAGTGACCGGACTCACCGGCTATCACGACGGCGACGGGCAGCATTACACGCTTAGCAACGCCCTTGGCGATCCCGTCGGCGGGTTGCACGGCGTGTTCGCGCTGATGGTGGCGATGCGCGAGCGCGAACGCACCGGGCGCGGGCAATTGATCGAACTGGCGCAGGTCGAGTCGCTGATTCCGTTCGTCGCCGGGGAAATCCTCGACTATCAATTCACGGGCAGGCTGCCGGCGGCGCGCGGCAACCGCCATCGCGAGCACGCGCCGCATGGAATTTATCGGTGCGCGGGAGACGACACCTGGATCGCGCTTGCCTGCGAGACCGACGATCAGTGGCGAAGTCTCGCCGGCGCGTTGGGCCTCGAGCGCATTGCCGCTGACCGGCGCTTCGCGGGCGCCTCCGCCCGCAAAGCCAACGAGGACGCACTCGACGCGGAGCTGTCGCGCGCGATCGCACAATTGAACGCCGACGATTGCGTCGCCCGTTTCCGCGATGCGGGAGTGCTGGTTGCGCCGGTCAATTCGGCGCCGGCGGTGATCGCCGACCCGCAGCTCCAGAGCCGCGAATATTTCGTTGCGATCGATCGCGCCGTCGTCGGGACGCATCTTTATCCCGGCGCCGTCGCGCGCATCCCGGATACTCCGCTGCGCGCCGATGCTCCCGCGCCGCTGCTCGGCGAGCACAACCGGCAGGTTTTCGCAGAGCTGCTTGGAATGACGGACGACGAGATTGCGGAACTCGAGCGGATTGGCGTCATCGGATCGAGTCCGCGCCAGTATCGCGCCGCATCGTGA